In a genomic window of Pontibacter liquoris:
- the rny gene encoding ribonuclease Y, whose product MSILYILLTALVALTAGVFIGRMLLQKVYKQQEEVARQTAKTIIREAELNGESIKKDRILEAKEKYLKLKSEFEEEMNKKKNIIIQNENKVKQREQLVNKQMEQTKRLETELAKEKEQLAAQLDKEKEHLHAQMEQLKKRREEVEQQHQEIVDQLEKIAGLTASEAREQLVEALKSEAQTQASSHIKDIVAQAKLTATKEAKKIVIETIQRTAAEHAIENCVSVFNIESDDIKGKIIGREGRNIRALEAATGVEIIVDDTPEAIIISGFDPVRREIARLSLHRLVADGRIHPARIEEVVAKTRKNIEEEIVEIGERTAIDLGIHGLHPELIKMVGRMRFRSSYGQNLLQHSREVANLCATMAAELGLNVKHAKRAGLLHDIGKVTPDEPELPHAIIGMELAKKYKEHPDVVNAIGAHHDEVEMTAMVSPLVQACDAISGSRPGARREIMESYIKRLKELEETAISFEGVNQCYAIQAGRELRVMVDADNVTDDKAAQISFDISQKIEKEMQYPGQIKITVIREMRAISYAK is encoded by the coding sequence ATGTCCATTCTTTATATTTTATTAACCGCTCTTGTTGCGCTCACTGCGGGCGTCTTCATTGGGCGTATGCTGCTGCAGAAAGTGTACAAGCAGCAGGAAGAAGTCGCCCGCCAGACCGCTAAAACCATCATTCGCGAAGCCGAACTGAATGGCGAGAGCATCAAGAAAGACCGCATCCTGGAAGCCAAGGAGAAATACCTGAAGCTTAAGTCGGAGTTCGAGGAGGAGATGAATAAGAAAAAGAACATCATCATCCAGAACGAAAACAAGGTAAAGCAGCGCGAGCAACTGGTAAACAAGCAAATGGAGCAAACCAAGCGCCTCGAAACGGAGCTTGCCAAGGAAAAAGAACAGCTTGCCGCCCAGCTCGACAAAGAAAAGGAGCACTTGCACGCCCAGATGGAGCAGTTGAAAAAGCGCCGGGAAGAAGTAGAGCAGCAGCACCAGGAAATTGTGGACCAGCTGGAAAAAATTGCCGGCCTGACCGCCTCCGAAGCGCGCGAGCAGCTGGTGGAAGCCCTCAAGAGCGAAGCCCAGACACAGGCCTCCTCGCACATCAAAGACATTGTGGCCCAGGCCAAGCTCACTGCTACCAAGGAAGCCAAAAAGATCGTGATCGAGACCATCCAGCGCACGGCGGCAGAGCATGCCATCGAAAACTGCGTGTCGGTATTCAACATCGAAAGCGACGACATCAAAGGCAAGATCATCGGTCGTGAAGGCCGTAACATTCGTGCCCTTGAAGCGGCTACTGGCGTGGAGATCATCGTGGACGATACGCCGGAAGCCATCATCATTTCTGGTTTTGACCCGGTTCGCCGCGAGATTGCCCGTTTATCCTTGCACCGCCTGGTAGCCGACGGTCGTATTCACCCGGCCCGCATCGAGGAAGTGGTCGCCAAAACACGCAAGAACATCGAGGAAGAGATCGTGGAGATCGGCGAGCGCACCGCCATCGATCTGGGTATTCATGGCTTGCATCCGGAACTGATCAAGATGGTGGGCCGCATGCGTTTCCGCTCGTCTTACGGGCAGAACCTGCTGCAGCACTCGCGCGAAGTAGCCAACCTTTGTGCCACCATGGCCGCCGAGCTGGGCCTGAACGTGAAACACGCCAAACGCGCCGGTTTGCTGCATGACATTGGCAAGGTTACGCCGGATGAGCCGGAACTGCCGCACGCCATTATTGGTATGGAGCTGGCCAAGAAGTATAAGGAGCATCCGGATGTGGTAAACGCCATTGGTGCCCACCACGACGAAGTGGAAATGACAGCAATGGTATCGCCACTGGTGCAGGCCTGTGACGCGATTTCCGGTTCCAGACCAGGTGCCCGCCGCGAGATCATGGAATCCTACATCAAGCGTTTGAAGGAGCTGGAAGAAACAGCTATCTCGTTTGAAGGTGTTAACCAGTGCTACGCCATCCAGGCCGGCCGTGAGCTGCGCGTAATGGTGGATGCCGATAACGTAACCGATGATAAAGCTGCTCAGATCTCCTTCGACATCTCGCAGAAGATCGAGAAAGAGATGCAGTACCCGGGCCAGATCAAGATCACGGTGATCCGGGAGATGCGCGCCATTAGCTACGCTAAGTAG